GCAACCGCAACGATAGGATCATGTGGATGAGCTCTTCGGCGAACGCCTCGCCCGTGTTTCAATGTATTAGCGCGCGGAAATCTTTTTGTGCATGAAATTGCGAAAACTGTTTGTCGTCGGCAATAATCGCTTTAAAGTTTGGATTTATCTTAATGACGGATTTCAGGGCTTCGATCGCTTCCTGGCGTTCGCCAGCCGCCCAGAGGGCTAGCGCTAAATTGTAGTAACCCCAAACGTACTGAGGGTCAATCTTTACCGACGTTTTAAGATTCTCCAACGCCTCGCCGACATTCCCTTTCTGCAACAACGCATACCCAAGCAAGTTGTAAGTCATAGCGTCTTGGGAGTTGAGTTTGAGCGCTTTTCTGTATGCAACGATTGCATCATCTATTCTGCCGCCTTGTGCGCTCGCAATCCCAGATCGAACGTATTCTTCAGCGGGCAACACCGCTACAGATTGTGGGGCACTCTCCACGGCGTGGCGAAGCTTGCCCTCCTTGTCCTCGATTAGGTGCGTATTGAGGAGGAACTCAAGATTCTTGACAGCGTCCTCTTGGTTGCCTGTCGCCACTGCCTTCAGAATTAGCGAGGATTCAAGCTTCGATTTCTCAAGCGTTAGATTGGAAAAACCTTGGAGGAGCGCTCCAATAACCGCTCCGATTATTGCAGTGGCACCCGCGATGATGGCTGCCCTAATTGGTGTGAAGTTAGCCGCGCGATGTGTCGCGATTTCGCCTTCTTGGAGGATCAATTCGCGCTCCTTCAGATCGAGCTCGCGTCGCCGTGCTTCTATTTCCGCCCGAAGTCGGTCGCGTTCGATATCGAGCTTGAGCAACTCGACGCCCGAATCTAGCTTCGGCGGAGTCGCGCGAATCTCAGGAGTTGTCATCTTTTACTGCTCCTTGGGCATATCGAAGAGCATTTTTGCGCACAGCGTCGCTCCGGCAAGCCCGTGCCTTGCCGGATAGGAGGAACTGCAACCCACGTAGGTAGTTCAGTAGGCCGTTCTAGACTCCACGATTGTGGACGATCTGGACCGCGACGTCTAATGGCCGGTTGTGGCCGGTCACCGCCTGATGGCGATCCGCAGCGCGCGACTCTCAATGGTCACCCAGCAGTTGCGGCAGTTGTTCCAGAGTGGGCAGGAAGTAATCCGGACAAACTGCACCATTGCGCTCCGCGCCTAGGGTGTATTTTCCGGTACCCACCAGTAACGATCTGGCGCCTATGCGTGTCGCACCAAGCACATCGGTACTGATGTCGTCACCGATGATCAGCGCTTCATCGGCACGGCAGCCAACATGAGCGAGTGCCCGCTGGAAGAACAGTTCTGACGGCTTGCCGGTTACCGTAGCCTGTCTGCCCGTGGCCGCTTCCAGCCCTACGATAAAGCTGCCGCAGTCGAGCTTGGGACCGTCATGGTCAAACCAGAAGAGCCCTTTTTGAGGCACAACCAATTCGGCTCCAGCTCTTAACATCAGAAAGGCCTGGTTCAGTACCTGAAAGTTGAACTGCTCGCCGATATCACTGATGACAACCACGTCGGGTTCTTTATCATTGATCGCAATGCCATCAAACATGGGGCGGATTGAAGACGGCACGATCAGGTGACATGTAATGCCGGGCCGCGATTTCAGATATTCAACGCATGCGGTGCCAGCGGTCTGGATTTCGTCGCTCTCGATCGCCAAGCCCCGGCTTTGCAATTCAGCAGCTAACAGGTCGGGACTCCGGCTGGTCGTGTTCGTCAGGAAGCGAACGGCCAGGCCTTGGCGTCGGGCACAAGCCACGGCGCCGGCGGCACCTGGTAAGGCTCTTCCTCTTCCCACAAGCGTACCGTCGACATCGAAAAGGATGGTCTTGATTGCACCCGGCAATGCCATCGCGGAATTCATAGTTTGCGCTCCCCAAGTTTGCCCACCGATTCTCAGCAGTCTGAGCGCCCGTGTCGACAGATGTGGAAAGTCGGCCGGCGCCGGGACTACAGTCCTGGCTTCGCGATAAATGCGAGCTTCTCATGTCCGTCAAACCCCGCTGACTCATAGAAGTGCACAGTTGCTTTATCCTTTCTTCCCGTCAGCAACATGACTTTATAGCAGCCAGCCGTCCAGCTCGATGTCAACGCCTCTCGAAGCACTGCTTTGCCGTAGCCCTTCCCGCGATGAGCGCTGTGAGTGACGACGTTCTCCAGGACACCGTAAGGCCTGCAACCACGGGTGAGATTTGGTATGACAGTCAGAGCACAGCTAGAAACCAGCTCGCTATCCATATATCCACCGAACAGGGTGTGACGAGGGTTCGCCATAAGCTCATTCCAGATTGAGCGAATAACCGGTTCATCCGGGAGCGCTTCATCGGCTGGATGCAGGTGACGATAGAGAAGGAGCAGTTGATCAAGCTCGGTCGGGGAAATGCTGCGTACTTGCAATTCAACACCCTCCTTCTTTCGAGAAGCGATTTTGCTTCGTGGTGGACCGAGTTATGGATAGTCCGAAACCGCCGGGCCTCTGTCGGTGAAGACCGACACGACGGCGCGCCGCTTTCCAAACGATGACCGGAGCGGGGCAGCGGTCCAGATAGCCCACGTTCGACCGTGTGGTCTGGATTGTCAACCAATTCATGTGTGGTTGTCGAAGGTACGCCAATGGCCGCTGACTGCCGGTTACAAGCGCTGCATTTGCAACGACGTGAGAGTTGTATTGACTACCTGAAATCCAAGGCGTTGGTAAAGATTAATCGCGCGATTTCCTTTCAAAACGCTTAGCTTGACAGGTACGCCGGCGGCATCTGCCTGCCGTAAAAATTCCCCAACCAGATAGGCCGCGATGCCGCGTCCCTGATGGGTCGGCGAGATCTGGATCTGTACGATCGTCCATTCATCCGGGTCCCGGAAGAATTTGAAAATTCCAAGTCTTTCCGATCCGCAACAGATTATGTAAGCGTCGTTATAGCGATAGCGAAGACGCTC
The sequence above is drawn from the Paraburkholderia phenazinium genome and encodes:
- a CDS encoding tetratricopeptide repeat protein — encoded protein: MTTPEIRATPPKLDSGVELLKLDIERDRLRAEIEARRRELDLKERELILQEGEIATHRAANFTPIRAAIIAGATAIIGAVIGALLQGFSNLTLEKSKLESSLILKAVATGNQEDAVKNLEFLLNTHLIEDKEGKLRHAVESAPQSVAVLPAEEYVRSGIASAQGGRIDDAIVAYRKALKLNSQDAMTYNLLGYALLQKGNVGEALENLKTSVKIDPQYVWGYYNLALALWAAGERQEAIEALKSVIKINPNFKAIIADDKQFSQFHAQKDFRALIH
- a CDS encoding TIGR01458 family HAD-type hydrolase, which codes for MNSAMALPGAIKTILFDVDGTLVGRGRALPGAAGAVACARRQGLAVRFLTNTTSRSPDLLAAELQSRGLAIESDEIQTAGTACVEYLKSRPGITCHLIVPSSIRPMFDGIAINDKEPDVVVISDIGEQFNFQVLNQAFLMLRAGAELVVPQKGLFWFDHDGPKLDCGSFIVGLEAATGRQATVTGKPSELFFQRALAHVGCRADEALIIGDDISTDVLGATRIGARSLLVGTGKYTLGAERNGAVCPDYFLPTLEQLPQLLGDH
- a CDS encoding GNAT family N-acetyltransferase, which produces MQVRSISPTELDQLLLLYRHLHPADEALPDEPVIRSIWNELMANPRHTLFGGYMDSELVSSCALTVIPNLTRGCRPYGVLENVVTHSAHRGKGYGKAVLREALTSSWTAGCYKVMLLTGRKDKATVHFYESAGFDGHEKLAFIAKPGL
- a CDS encoding GNAT family N-acetyltransferase, with the protein product MENFEVMLRAATAADEPFLFDLRRATMDEHLERAGESTDERAHWERLRYRYNDAYIICCGSERLGIFKFFRDPDEWTIVQIQISPTHQGRGIAAYLVGEFLRQADAAGVPVKLSVLKGNRAINLYQRLGFQVVNTTLTSLQMQRL